The genomic region TAACTGGCATTAATAATAACATAATCCCCCAAATCAGAAAGATTGGTTGAATTAAAGGTGGTTGTACTATAGCTAGGATGAACATCAATAATCGCGTTATTTGTCCCACTACTATACCTTGATTTTGTCCTAACATCGCGTGGATGATTTGACCACCATCTAATTGTCCTACAGGAATAAGATTAAAAGCTGTGACTAATAAACCAATTAAACCTGCGATCGCTACTGGATGTAAATTGAGATAGACTCCAGATTGTAACTGATTTCCTAGAGCTATTTTAGCAAGAAAAGACATTAATAGGGAAAAACGAGGGTCTAAGGTAGTAAAGAATTCTAAAGAGTCAGAATTTTCTCGTAAATTCATCGCTGTTGCTGTATCAATCGTCTCAGACTGAGTTAATCCCCAAAGTAAGAGGGGTACAGTAACTAAAAAACCACCAATTGGTCCTGATATCGCTGTATCAAACAAAGCTTTACGATGGGGTGCAGGTGTTTGCATACGTATAAAAGCTCCTACAGTCCCCAAGAAAAAGGGAATAGGGATAAAATAGGGTAAAGTTACCTTGATTTTGTAATAAGTAGCTGTAAAATAATGACTCAGTTCGTGAACACCTAAGATTGCGATTAGACTAAGACTATAGGGTAACCCTCTTAATAGTAATGAGGGGTTATTTTGAAATTCCGCTGGACTTATCCCACTAAATTCTACGCCAATAACTGTAGTGGTAAATAGAGTTATAAACAGTAAACCCAAAGCTAGTGAAGGATTATCTAGAGATTCGCTACTTTTATCTTGTTTTTGCGCCCAAACGTTCGGAACTAAGGCAAAAAATGGCTGTCCCGAGAGACTCTCTTGAAATAAAAGTAAAAAGCGATCGCCGAACACTTTCTCAACGTTATATTTAATCGTTTGATAAGCTTCTTCTGGTAGAGTTTTTAGCTTACCTCGACAGAGAATCGCTTGAGGACGATAATCGATATTTTGTAAATAATAAACTCCCCAGGGAAAACAGTTGCGTAAAGCCGTTTCTTCCTTGGGGGAAATAGGTTTAATTGTTGTTTCTTGGGGTGGAGATTCACTCTCTAAAGCAACTGGTTGAGTTTCTTGTGGAGGTTGGGGTTTAGTTTTTACTTGGGGTTTAACACGTCCTAATTGTACTAACCAACCGTAAAGTAGGGGGGAAACGAAAAAAGGTGCAATTACTAACCAGGTAGGTAGAGGTTTATCGTTGCCAAAAATTAATAGCCAACCTGTCCAAACTAAAGCAGGTATCATAGTTACTAACCATAATAGCCACACAGGAGTTGTAGTTTGGTATTTTTTGGCGCTGTTATGCACAATATAATAACTAAGTAACCCTAGTAAGATTAACAGTAACCCATGTTCCATCCTAAAAAATCTCAATAATTGCTCACACCTTTATTATATCTTTAGAGAGTAATGTAGTATTTTAATGCTTTATGTATCATCTTTCATCGTTGCTTCTTGATTAATAGTACATAGGTACTGATTGAGGTGATAAACAAGAAGTATTTTTTTTGTCTCGTGTAAAATGGACTGGAGAGAAGATAATCGTCAATAAACACTATGTCATATTATTGGTTTAAAGCATTTCACTTAATCGGTGTGGTGGTTTGGTTTGCGGGTTTATTTTATCTAGTGCGTTTGTTTGTCTATCATGCTGAAGCTGCAACACAACCTGAACCCGCCCAAAGTATCTTAAAAACTCAATATGAACTAATGGAAAAGCGTCTGTATAATATCATCACCACTCCAGGAATGATTGTTACAGTAGCTATGGCTATTGGTTTAATTTCTGTAGAGCCTGAAATTATGAAGTCTGGTTGGCTACATATTAAATTGACTTTTGTGGCTCTACTATTAATTTATCATTTCTACTGTGGTAGAATCATGAGGAAATTAGCTAAGGGTGAATGTCAGTGGAGTGGTCAACAATTCCGCGCTCTTAATGAAGCCCCTACTGTATTATTAGTAGTTATTGTCCTGTTAGCTGTCTTTAAAAATTCTTTACCTCTAGACGCGACTACCTGGTTAATAGTTGCTTTGGTTATCGCTATGGCGGCTTCTATTCAACTCTACGCTAAAAAACGTCGTTTAGACCAGGAAAAATTGACCCAAATTAAACAACAGTAAATCTCTTACCCCCTTACTCAAGGGGGAAACAAAACAGATGACTATTTCTATAACCATTAATACTCAACAACTGCAAAATTTAGATCTATCTCCAGTCACAGACAAGATTGAACCATTATTAGCACAAGGGGCGATCGCTTCAGTTGAACAACAGTTAAATTTTGTGATTGACTACCCTAGAGAAGAAAGTGATCCTCGGGAAGTTTCAGAAATCCCTGAAGTTAGACTCTGGTTTATTCGTTTAGATAGCTGTTACCCTTGGTTACCTTTTTGTTTAGATTGGAAATCCGGAGAACTTCCCCGTTACGTGGCGATGTTAGTTCCCCATGAATTTAATCGCACTGAAGGAATTCAATACAACCCCGAAGCTTTAGCGATATTTATTACCCAAAAAAGCTTTATTCTCGCCGATTGGCTCAAAAAACAGCAAATTAACCCTAAGTCTCGTCTTAAATCTTTTGCCCAAATTTTTGGTTATGACCTAGAAGATAGTTTTTTAGATAGCATCTTCTAAGTTCACAGTACGATTTTATGCCAAAATGATAAGGTTGACTTGAAAAATCGGCAAAATGGTGACATTGGAACAAGAGAGAGAAACAGTTATGCAGATAGGCGATCGCGTGCGTGTAGTCACATCAGTTATTGTTTATCATCATCCTGAACATCGAAAACAACCTTTTGATCTTAAGGGTATGGAGGGAGAAATAGTTGAGATCATCACTGAATACGAAGGGAGACCAATTAGTGCTAATCTACCCCTCTTAGTTCAGTTTCAACCGAGATTTAAAGCTCATTTTCGCGAAACGGAACTAGAATT from Gloeocapsa sp. DLM2.Bin57 harbors:
- a CDS encoding site-2 protease family protein, producing the protein MEHGLLLILLGLLSYYIVHNSAKKYQTTTPVWLLWLVTMIPALVWTGWLLIFGNDKPLPTWLVIAPFFVSPLLYGWLVQLGRVKPQVKTKPQPPQETQPVALESESPPQETTIKPISPKEETALRNCFPWGVYYLQNIDYRPQAILCRGKLKTLPEEAYQTIKYNVEKVFGDRFLLLFQESLSGQPFFALVPNVWAQKQDKSSESLDNPSLALGLLFITLFTTTVIGVEFSGISPAEFQNNPSLLLRGLPYSLSLIAILGVHELSHYFTATYYKIKVTLPYFIPIPFFLGTVGAFIRMQTPAPHRKALFDTAISGPIGGFLVTVPLLLWGLTQSETIDTATAMNLRENSDSLEFFTTLDPRFSLLMSFLAKIALGNQLQSGVYLNLHPVAIAGLIGLLVTAFNLIPVGQLDGGQIIHAMLGQNQGIVVGQITRLLMFILAIVQPPLIQPIFLIWGIMLLLMPVTSHPALNDVTELDNKRDIMGLLSLLLLLLILLPLPKGLGF
- the hemJ gene encoding protoporphyrinogen oxidase HemJ, with product MSYYWFKAFHLIGVVVWFAGLFYLVRLFVYHAEAATQPEPAQSILKTQYELMEKRLYNIITTPGMIVTVAMAIGLISVEPEIMKSGWLHIKLTFVALLLIYHFYCGRIMRKLAKGECQWSGQQFRALNEAPTVLLVVIVLLAVFKNSLPLDATTWLIVALVIAMAASIQLYAKKRRLDQEKLTQIKQQ
- a CDS encoding DUF1817 domain-containing protein, producing the protein MTISITINTQQLQNLDLSPVTDKIEPLLAQGAIASVEQQLNFVIDYPREESDPREVSEIPEVRLWFIRLDSCYPWLPFCLDWKSGELPRYVAMLVPHEFNRTEGIQYNPEALAIFITQKSFILADWLKKQQINPKSRLKSFAQIFGYDLEDSFLDSIF
- a CDS encoding ferredoxin--nitrite reductase codes for the protein MQIGDRVRVVTSVIVYHHPEHRKQPFDLKGMEGEIVEIITEYEGRPISANLPLLVQFQPRFKAHFRETELELIS